In Arthrobacter citreus, a single genomic region encodes these proteins:
- a CDS encoding ATP-dependent DNA helicase has product MENCIKVSVRSLVEYAHTAGSIDLTYKSSVSLIEGTKAHQKIQSEYGESDVKERHISGTVPYKQLEFQIEGRCDGLLLNDDQYIIEEIKSTMKDLNEINENSYPVHWAQAKVYGYFICEELQLEQITIKLTYVNILTEQKMSFYLLFTKNDLTNYLYKMLESYYPFAKWKYDHIELRNQTIKDLSFPFPSFRKGQRKLAGAVYQTIQESNNLFAIAPTGIGKTVSTIFPTVKSMGEDRINRMFYLTSKTITRTVAEEAFKRMTDQGLCISCTTITAKDKICFKEETICQKEYCEFANGYYDRINGAVLDILSSETAFTREKIEEYARKHTVCPFEYSLDLLNSSDAIICDVNYIFDPRVSLKRLFDEHKRSSVLLIDEAHNLVDRAREMYSASIFKSKFLELKNRYKSIKDDLYESVNVINKRFIELRKIWKDTVAPVSKEFDEELIELLHKFNEIAEIKLQELDEDENKQILLDTYFESLNFVKIAEFFDEQYICYYELYKSEVHVKLFCLDPSKVVNDVIKKFRSTIYFSATLTPVQYFQDMLGDQDRDYTITIDPPFSKEQLQVTIDSLSTRYQDREKNLERLIDTIYKEISKSKGNYLVFYPSYQYLIQSIELFQTKYPTIRTIVQENGMSEFDREDFLLQFNSLNEKTLVGFAVLGGIFSEGIDLKGDRLNGVVVIGVGLPQICLERNILKDHFNSVGKNGYYYAYVFPGMNKVMQAGGRVIRSETDKGTLLLIDDRYKSALYQNLLPAEWK; this is encoded by the coding sequence TTGGAAAATTGTATAAAAGTTTCAGTACGTTCGCTAGTTGAGTATGCTCATACAGCGGGAAGTATTGATTTAACATATAAAAGTTCGGTTTCATTAATCGAAGGAACGAAGGCACATCAAAAAATTCAAAGTGAATACGGAGAATCTGATGTAAAAGAACGACATATTTCTGGAACTGTCCCATATAAACAATTGGAATTTCAAATTGAAGGTAGATGTGACGGATTATTATTAAATGATGATCAATACATAATAGAAGAAATTAAATCAACAATGAAGGATTTGAATGAAATAAATGAAAATTCTTATCCGGTTCATTGGGCTCAAGCAAAAGTATATGGGTATTTTATTTGTGAAGAATTGCAACTTGAACAGATCACCATCAAGCTTACTTACGTGAATATTTTAACGGAACAAAAAATGAGCTTTTATCTTTTGTTTACAAAAAATGATTTAACTAATTATCTGTATAAGATGTTAGAGAGCTATTATCCTTTTGCAAAATGGAAGTATGATCATATTGAATTACGTAATCAAACGATTAAAGATTTAAGTTTTCCATTTCCTTCATTTCGAAAAGGACAAAGGAAACTAGCTGGAGCTGTATATCAAACAATCCAAGAAAGTAATAATTTGTTTGCTATCGCTCCAACGGGAATTGGTAAAACTGTTTCAACTATTTTTCCGACTGTTAAAAGTATGGGTGAGGATCGTATAAATCGAATGTTTTACTTAACATCGAAAACGATTACTAGGACTGTTGCTGAAGAAGCGTTTAAGCGAATGACAGATCAAGGATTATGTATATCATGCACAACGATTACGGCAAAAGATAAAATTTGTTTTAAAGAAGAGACGATTTGTCAAAAAGAATATTGTGAATTTGCTAATGGATACTATGATCGGATAAATGGGGCTGTGCTTGATATTCTTTCGTCTGAAACGGCTTTTACACGAGAGAAAATTGAAGAATATGCCCGAAAACATACAGTCTGTCCATTTGAATATTCGTTAGATTTATTAAATTCTTCAGATGCCATTATTTGTGATGTTAATTATATTTTCGATCCTAGAGTATCATTAAAACGGTTATTCGATGAGCATAAACGTAGTTCGGTATTATTGATTGACGAGGCTCATAATCTTGTAGATCGTGCGAGAGAGATGTATTCTGCAAGTATTTTTAAATCTAAATTTTTAGAGTTGAAAAATAGATATAAAAGTATTAAAGATGATTTATATGAATCTGTAAATGTCATTAATAAGCGATTTATAGAATTAAGAAAAATTTGGAAGGATACTGTAGCTCCTGTATCAAAGGAATTTGATGAGGAATTAATTGAGCTTCTTCACAAATTTAATGAAATAGCAGAAATTAAATTGCAGGAATTGGACGAGGATGAAAATAAACAAATTCTACTAGATACGTATTTTGAATCACTCAACTTTGTTAAAATCGCAGAGTTTTTTGATGAACAGTATATTTGCTACTATGAGCTTTATAAAAGTGAGGTTCACGTAAAACTATTTTGCCTTGATCCATCTAAAGTAGTAAACGATGTTATAAAAAAATTTCGCTCTACTATTTATTTCTCAGCAACCTTAACGCCAGTACAATATTTTCAAGATATGCTTGGCGATCAAGATCGTGATTATACGATTACGATTGATCCGCCTTTTAGTAAAGAACAACTTCAAGTAACCATTGACTCTTTATCAACCCGATATCAAGACCGTGAAAAAAATTTAGAAAGATTAATCGATACGATTTATAAAGAAATTTCGAAAAGTAAAGGAAATTATTTAGTTTTCTATCCTTCTTATCAATATCTCATTCAAAGTATCGAATTATTTCAAACTAAGTATCCGACTATTAGAACAATTGTTCAAGAAAATGGTATGTCAGAATTTGATAGAGAAGATTTTCTATTACAATTTAATAGTCTTAATGAGAAGACTTTAGTTGGATTTGCTGTATTAGGTGGAATTTTCTCCGAGGGGATCGATTTAAAGGGCGATCGATTAAATGGTGTCGTAGTAATCGGTGTAGGATTGCCACAAATCTGTTTAGAAAGAAATATTTTAAAAGATCATTTTAATTCGGTTGGGAAAAATGGGTATTATTATGCATATGTCTTTCCCGGGATGAATAAAGTCATGCAAGCAGGTGGAAGAGTTATCCGATCAGAAACGGATAAAGGGACTTTGTTACTAATTGATGATCGATATAAGAGTGCACTTTATCAAAATTTACTACCTGCAGAATGGAAATGA
- a CDS encoding ABC transporter ATP-binding protein produces MAQNTINRDEDQLNRSKTELIFRLGTYLKPYKLKTFTVICLMLFVMVVGILNPYLLKIAIDTNIKNHDVKGLLIIGAILLALNFLAMIASKTRWTLISSVTNNILVNIRHELYTHIQKLSFTFFDNRPVGKILARVMGDISALQNLFNQSIQTLIPELLSLVCVTVVMFVLNVKLALASVSILPFLAAAMFYIETRARKRWDDYRKKRSNLIAFIHEDFSGIKVVQSFAKEKDKEKDFKEKVSELMGSFMKAVKMNDFFWPLVELSWGVGTVIVFYAGYKLVTTQEIEVGTLIAFSMYIGMFWRPIMNLSNFYNTLISNFSAADRIFDIMDIDPEIISEENAPAIERINGEIRFDNVTFGYDENSTVLKNVNFTINPGEKIALVGATGAGKTTIVSLISRFYDPTKGRILVDGKDIKKVDLESYRSQMGIMLQDTFLFSTSIMENIRYGKLNATDEEVIAAAKAVHAHDFIIKMEDGYDTDVNERGSRLSLGQRQLISFARALLANPRILILDEATSNIDTHTEKLVQNGIEKLLEGRTSFVIAHRLSTIRDCDKIMVIGNGNVEESGTHEELLRLKGHYYNLYMAQYSFINDGA; encoded by the coding sequence ATGGCGCAAAATACAATTAATCGCGATGAAGACCAGCTAAACCGTAGTAAAACCGAGCTGATTTTTAGGCTCGGGACGTATTTAAAACCTTATAAACTAAAAACCTTTACCGTTATTTGTTTAATGCTATTTGTAATGGTAGTTGGTATTTTAAACCCGTATTTATTAAAGATAGCAATCGATACAAATATTAAAAACCATGATGTAAAAGGTCTCTTAATAATCGGGGCAATATTATTAGCGCTGAATTTCCTAGCTATGATCGCTTCTAAAACTCGCTGGACATTGATCAGTTCAGTTACGAACAATATTTTAGTAAATATTCGTCACGAGCTGTACACACATATTCAAAAATTGTCTTTTACATTTTTTGATAACCGTCCGGTTGGGAAAATTTTGGCTCGTGTAATGGGGGATATAAGTGCGCTTCAAAATTTATTCAACCAAAGTATTCAAACGTTAATACCAGAATTATTAAGCTTAGTCTGTGTTACTGTTGTAATGTTTGTACTAAATGTTAAACTAGCACTCGCATCTGTATCTATTCTCCCATTTTTGGCAGCTGCTATGTTTTATATTGAAACACGAGCACGTAAAAGATGGGACGATTATCGAAAGAAACGTTCAAATCTAATTGCATTTATACATGAAGATTTTTCAGGTATAAAAGTTGTACAGTCTTTTGCGAAAGAAAAAGATAAAGAAAAAGACTTTAAAGAGAAGGTTTCCGAATTAATGGGTTCATTCATGAAAGCAGTAAAAATGAATGATTTCTTTTGGCCATTAGTTGAGCTATCTTGGGGTGTTGGTACGGTAATTGTTTTTTATGCAGGGTATAAGCTTGTAACTACGCAAGAAATAGAAGTGGGTACATTAATCGCATTTTCTATGTATATTGGTATGTTCTGGCGCCCAATTATGAACTTATCAAATTTTTATAATACATTAATATCAAACTTCTCCGCAGCTGACCGCATTTTTGACATTATGGATATTGATCCTGAAATAATTAGTGAAGAAAATGCACCAGCAATCGAACGGATTAATGGAGAAATTCGATTTGATAATGTAACGTTTGGTTATGATGAAAATTCTACAGTATTAAAAAATGTAAATTTTACAATAAATCCGGGTGAAAAAATTGCCTTAGTTGGTGCAACTGGTGCAGGTAAAACGACAATTGTTTCCCTAATAAGCCGTTTTTATGACCCGACTAAAGGTAGAATTTTAGTTGATGGAAAAGATATTAAAAAAGTAGATTTAGAATCTTATAGAAGTCAAATGGGAATCATGCTACAAGACACGTTCTTATTCTCAACTTCAATCATGGAAAACATTCGATACGGTAAATTGAATGCAACAGATGAAGAAGTAATCGCTGCAGCAAAAGCAGTCCATGCACATGATTTTATCATTAAAATGGAGGATGGTTATGATACGGACGTTAATGAGAGGGGCTCAAGACTTTCATTAGGTCAACGACAATTAATCTCCTTTGCACGTGCGTTACTTGCTAATCCACGTATTTTAATCTTAGATGAGGCAACGTCTAATATCGATACACATACGGAAAAATTAGTCCAAAACGGAATCGAGAAGCTATTAGAGGGGCGTACTTCATTTGTAATTGCCCACCGCTTATCGACAATCCGTGACTGTGACAAAATCATGGTAATTGGTAATGGTAACGTTGAAGAAAGTGGAACACATGAAGAATTATTAAGATTAAAAGGTCATTATTATAATTTATACATGGCACAATATAGCTTTATTAATGATGGAGCTTAA
- a CDS encoding YcxB family protein, translating into MKLNYEINLDDYIEFNLHELKNSKTVQKSLTNNRIAVSLIYLVIPFLISFLLKQPIIGYLLAFSLVAIVIYVYFPNLYYRSSKNKMMKLLNNKSNESLFGEHSLKVDENGIKEITESSVHEIKWDHIVEVKGTKKYFYIYVTSMKAIIVPLEAIKDDMEKLLQFYRKYNIEVLYC; encoded by the coding sequence ATGAAACTTAATTATGAAATAAATTTGGATGATTATATTGAATTTAATTTACATGAATTGAAAAACTCAAAAACTGTCCAAAAATCATTAACTAATAATCGAATTGCTGTAAGCTTAATTTATTTAGTAATACCATTTCTAATTTCTTTTCTACTAAAGCAACCTATAATCGGTTATTTACTTGCCTTTTCGTTAGTAGCGATTGTTATTTACGTTTATTTTCCTAATTTATATTACAGATCAAGTAAAAATAAAATGATGAAACTTCTAAATAATAAAAGTAACGAATCATTATTCGGCGAGCATTCCCTTAAAGTTGATGAGAATGGCATTAAAGAAATTACAGAATCAAGTGTTCACGAAATAAAGTGGGATCATATCGTTGAAGTAAAAGGAACGAAGAAATACTTTTATATTTATGTTACAAGTATGAAGGCGATTATAGTGCCGTTAGAAGCAATAAAAGATGATATGGAGAAGTTATTGCAATTTTATCGAAAATATAATATTGAAGTTTTGTATTGTTAA
- a CDS encoding aminotransferase class V-fold PLP-dependent enzyme: MKFGTKLIHNGNEVDPTTGALSIPIYQTSTFHQFDIENFGKYDYARSGNPTREALENTIAKLENGVRGFAFSSGMAAISSVLSLFSAGDHIVICEDVYGGTFRIATKVLNRFGIEFTFVDASNLQEIEAGIKPNTKGLYLETPSNPLLKITDLRGAIKLAKENDILVIVDNSFLSPYLQKPLDLGADIVVHSATKFIAGHSDVIGGLAVVNSEELAQELYTIQNSFGAILGPQDCWLTLRGLKTLKVRMDAYEQTASKLANWLLEQEEVEDVYYPGLKNHPGHDIHFEQASGAGAVLSFTLKTIEQTTKFLQTVENVAVAVSLGGVETIVSYPVKMSHATIPVDVRERLGVKDTLIRVSVGLEDLEDLIASFRKALNAGAREKQAVHGTGKSNN, translated from the coding sequence TTGAAATTTGGAACTAAATTAATTCATAATGGAAATGAAGTGGATCCGACGACAGGTGCATTAAGTATTCCTATCTATCAGACTTCAACATTTCACCAATTTGATATTGAGAATTTTGGGAAATATGACTACGCAAGAAGTGGGAACCCAACAAGAGAAGCATTAGAAAATACAATTGCAAAATTAGAAAACGGTGTGCGCGGCTTTGCGTTCTCATCAGGGATGGCTGCTATTTCATCTGTTTTATCACTGTTCTCAGCAGGAGATCATATTGTTATTTGCGAAGATGTTTACGGAGGGACTTTCAGAATAGCGACGAAAGTATTAAATCGTTTTGGTATCGAATTCACATTTGTAGACGCTTCAAATTTACAGGAGATTGAAGCAGGAATAAAGCCAAATACAAAGGGACTTTATTTAGAGACCCCATCTAACCCACTTTTGAAAATTACTGACTTAAGAGGTGCAATTAAACTTGCGAAAGAAAATGACATTCTAGTAATTGTAGATAATAGCTTTTTATCACCATATTTACAAAAACCACTAGACCTAGGTGCAGATATTGTAGTTCATAGCGCAACAAAATTTATTGCAGGCCATAGCGATGTAATCGGAGGCTTAGCAGTTGTAAATTCTGAAGAACTTGCACAAGAATTATACACAATCCAAAATTCATTCGGTGCAATTTTAGGCCCGCAAGACTGTTGGCTAACACTTAGAGGATTAAAGACACTAAAGGTTCGAATGGATGCGTATGAACAAACGGCTTCAAAATTAGCGAATTGGCTTTTAGAACAAGAAGAAGTTGAGGATGTCTATTACCCGGGATTAAAAAACCATCCTGGTCACGATATTCATTTTGAGCAGGCTTCCGGAGCAGGAGCAGTCCTATCATTTACTCTAAAAACAATTGAACAAACGACGAAATTCCTTCAAACAGTCGAAAATGTAGCAGTTGCTGTTTCGCTTGGTGGAGTAGAGACAATTGTTTCATATCCTGTTAAGATGTCTCATGCAACAATACCTGTTGATGTACGTGAAAGATTAGGTGTTAAAGATACACTAATTCGAGTATCTGTTGGATTAGAGGATCTTGAAGACTTAATTGCAAGTTTCCGAAAAGCGTTAAATGCAGGAGCAAGAGAAAAACAAGCAGTACATGGCACGGGGAAATCTAATAATTAA
- a CDS encoding ABC transporter ATP-binding protein, whose protein sequence is MSRILKYVYRHKLSFIIGSISMVLVIGVDHLIPYLQMILIDDGITKGKASVVLPVIGGIIGVTIIKSIFGYVKEYLYDLVSSKVHEDIKNDMFKHIQSFEFKYFDSMNTGELLSRINEDVENIWQTIAFGLRLFVENIIYFTLSTIILFVINWKLALICLAIMIPIGYMGTRLNRLLNKGYGKISDHTAEINTTAQQNIAGVRLVKAFAREKHETLKFLKMNRGYYDLNMAQAKTMRKYFPNIEFLTNIALVAMIIIGGYFVLQESMTLGELVAFSGYIWNLIWPMRMLGWLTDVLSKNQASAKKIFDILDRKTAIENKEGAYTPNLVDGSVEYKNVNFKYNDEIVLKDINLYIPSGSKVAIMGTTGAGKSSILHLIGRSYDVASGEVLVDGVNVKDFNLTSLRQNMSLVSQDTFLFSDTIENNIKLGSPEATMDEIRDACRIACCLDFIEELEDGFNTEIGERGIGLSGGQKQRISIARALLRKAPILILDDATSALDMETEYELLHNLNRRFSHSTTFIIAHRISAVKNADLILFVENGEIVEKGNHKQLLDKKGKYFEVYEEQFKDFETVESGVI, encoded by the coding sequence TTGTCTCGAATATTAAAATATGTCTATAGACATAAGCTATCATTTATTATTGGTTCAATTTCTATGGTTTTGGTTATTGGTGTAGATCATTTAATTCCGTATTTACAAATGATTTTAATTGATGATGGAATTACAAAAGGAAAAGCATCAGTCGTTCTTCCAGTAATTGGGGGGATTATTGGTGTCACAATTATTAAATCTATTTTTGGTTATGTAAAAGAGTATCTGTATGATTTAGTAAGCTCGAAAGTACATGAAGATATTAAAAATGATATGTTCAAGCATATTCAAAGCTTTGAGTTTAAGTATTTTGACTCAATGAATACTGGTGAATTACTTTCAAGGATTAATGAAGATGTGGAAAATATATGGCAAACAATTGCATTTGGACTAAGATTATTTGTTGAAAATATTATTTATTTTACTCTCAGTACAATTATCTTATTTGTGATTAATTGGAAATTAGCTCTAATTTGTTTAGCAATTATGATTCCAATTGGATATATGGGTACACGATTAAATCGCTTATTAAATAAAGGTTACGGTAAAATAAGTGACCATACTGCTGAAATTAATACAACAGCACAACAAAATATTGCAGGAGTAAGATTAGTTAAAGCGTTTGCTAGAGAAAAGCACGAGACGTTGAAATTTTTAAAAATGAATCGTGGTTACTATGATTTAAATATGGCTCAGGCTAAAACAATGCGAAAATATTTTCCTAATATTGAATTTTTAACAAATATTGCACTTGTAGCGATGATCATTATTGGTGGATATTTTGTTTTGCAAGAAAGCATGACATTAGGTGAACTTGTTGCGTTTAGTGGATACATTTGGAACTTAATTTGGCCGATGAGAATGTTAGGTTGGTTAACGGATGTACTTTCTAAAAACCAAGCTTCTGCGAAAAAGATTTTTGATATTTTAGATCGTAAAACAGCAATCGAGAATAAAGAGGGGGCATATACGCCAAATCTTGTTGACGGTTCAGTGGAATATAAAAATGTTAACTTTAAATACAACGATGAAATTGTCTTAAAAGATATTAATCTATATATTCCAAGTGGTAGTAAAGTAGCAATTATGGGGACGACTGGCGCAGGGAAATCTTCAATTCTTCATTTAATAGGTCGCTCATACGATGTGGCAAGTGGAGAAGTTTTAGTAGATGGTGTTAATGTTAAAGATTTTAATTTAACTTCTTTACGTCAAAATATGTCTCTAGTTTCACAGGATACATTCCTATTCTCAGATACGATTGAAAATAATATTAAACTAGGAAGTCCTGAAGCTACTATGGATGAAATCCGCGATGCATGCCGAATTGCTTGTTGTCTAGACTTTATCGAAGAGTTGGAAGATGGATTCAATACCGAAATTGGTGAACGAGGTATTGGTTTATCTGGAGGACAAAAACAACGTATTTCAATTGCACGTGCCTTATTGCGTAAAGCTCCAATTCTAATTTTAGATGATGCAACTTCTGCGTTAGATATGGAAACAGAGTATGAATTATTACACAACTTAAATAGACGATTCTCACATAGTACAACATTTATTATTGCACACCGAATTTCAGCGGTGAAAAATGCCGATTTAATATTATTTGTTGAAAATGGAGAAATAGTTGAAAAAGGAAATCATAAGCAATTACTTGATAAAAAAGGAAAATACTTTGAAGTGTATGAAGAACAATTCAAAGATTTTGAAACAGTCGAAAGTGGGGTGATCTAA
- a CDS encoding PLP-dependent transferase, producing the protein MTKTKVALNTKEKSIETIAVHGSKGYDPLTGAISYPIYQSATFKHAGLNQSTGYDYARLQNPTREEVENTVAKLENANFGVAFATGNAAVTAVLSLFKKGDHVIVSDDLYGGTYRLFEEIYSPYGIEHNFIDTTEIEEILASLKPNTKGIFIETPSNPMMKVTDLKRVVEIAKERDILVIVDNTFLTPYFFKPIELGADVVVHSGTKYLGGHNDTLAGFVVTNSESTNERIRYYQKSTGATLAPFDSWLILRGIKTLHLRMEYSQKNAIVLAKYLENHPNVTEVYYVGLPTHKGYSIIKEQATGFGAMISFKVKDLSLVEQVLGSVNVITFAESLGGVESLITYPHTQTHSEMPEEFKRKLGLDDHTLRLSVGIEHIDDLLNDLENALG; encoded by the coding sequence ATGACTAAGACAAAAGTAGCTTTAAATACGAAGGAAAAATCAATCGAAACAATTGCTGTACATGGAAGTAAAGGATATGATCCATTAACTGGTGCAATCAGTTATCCAATTTACCAATCTGCAACATTTAAGCATGCAGGGTTAAACCAATCGACTGGATATGATTATGCAAGATTACAAAACCCAACTCGTGAAGAAGTAGAAAATACTGTGGCAAAATTAGAAAACGCAAATTTTGGTGTTGCATTTGCAACTGGTAATGCAGCCGTTACAGCAGTATTAAGTTTATTTAAAAAAGGAGATCACGTGATTGTGTCAGATGATTTATACGGTGGTACATATCGTCTGTTTGAAGAAATCTATTCGCCGTATGGAATTGAGCATAATTTTATTGATACAACTGAAATTGAAGAAATTCTGGCTTCGCTTAAACCGAACACAAAAGGAATTTTTATTGAAACACCTTCAAATCCAATGATGAAAGTGACAGATTTAAAAAGAGTTGTTGAGATTGCAAAAGAACGAGATATTCTAGTGATTGTCGATAATACATTTTTAACACCTTATTTCTTCAAACCAATCGAACTAGGCGCAGATGTTGTTGTTCACAGTGGAACGAAGTATTTAGGTGGTCATAATGATACACTTGCTGGCTTTGTTGTGACAAACTCAGAATCTACGAATGAGCGTATACGCTACTATCAAAAATCAACGGGTGCAACTTTAGCTCCATTTGACTCTTGGTTAATTTTAAGAGGAATAAAAACATTGCACTTACGTATGGAATATAGTCAAAAAAATGCGATTGTACTTGCAAAGTATTTAGAAAATCATCCGAATGTTACTGAAGTGTACTATGTAGGACTACCAACACATAAAGGTTATTCAATTATTAAAGAACAAGCAACAGGATTTGGGGCAATGATTTCATTTAAAGTAAAAGATTTAAGTTTAGTTGAACAAGTTTTAGGAAGTGTAAACGTCATTACATTTGCAGAAAGTTTAGGTGGAGTTGAATCGCTAATAACGTATCCTCATACTCAAACACATTCTGAAATGCCTGAGGAATTTAAAAGAAAACTTGGTCTAGATGACCATACATTACGATTATCAGTAGGAATTGAACATATCGATGATTTATTAAATGATTTAGAAAATGCATTGGGGTGA